In a genomic window of Occallatibacter riparius:
- a CDS encoding Ig-like domain-containing protein gives MAFAFILLMLVGCKNFFIGPTLTTVTVAPSTPSVAVGKTQHMSATGTYDNGVTDTVTDSVSWSTSDSSIATVSSTGLVTGASTGAATISATLNGLSGSTTVTVTLANLSSISITTTSSSLSSGQTAQFTATGVLQNGNTVNLTDAVTWNSSNTSVATIGSSGLATAQTVSSTSTTTITAKSGSVKSNAITLTVSPSS, from the coding sequence ATGGCATTCGCATTCATCCTCCTCATGCTTGTCGGATGCAAAAACTTCTTTATCGGTCCGACGCTCACTACGGTTACGGTAGCCCCGTCAACGCCATCGGTGGCCGTTGGTAAAACGCAACACATGAGCGCCACCGGCACCTACGATAACGGCGTCACGGACACAGTCACGGACTCCGTCAGTTGGTCGACTTCGGACAGCTCTATCGCGACGGTAAGTTCCACCGGGTTGGTCACGGGGGCATCCACGGGCGCCGCAACAATCAGCGCCACGTTGAACGGCCTCAGTGGCTCAACGACGGTGACCGTGACGCTGGCAAACCTTTCCTCGATCTCGATAACGACCACCAGCAGTTCGCTTTCTTCGGGTCAGACGGCGCAGTTCACGGCCACTGGCGTCCTCCAGAACGGAAACACTGTGAACCTGACCGACGCGGTGACTTGGAACTCCTCGAATACGTCGGTTGCTACGATCGGCAGTTCTGGACTCGCGACCGCCCAGACCGTGAGCAGTACGTCAACCACGACGATCACAGCCAAGTCCGGAAGCGTTAAGAGCAACGCGATTACGCTGACCGTCTCCCCTTCTTCCTAA